In Nisaea acidiphila, the DNA window GGTGGTGCCGACGCCGGGCGGCGAGATCAGCCCGCTGGTGCTAGCCGCCGCCGAGATTTCAGGCATCACCGAGATCTACCGGGTCGGCGGCGCGCAGGCCGTGGCCGCGCTCGCCTACGGGACCGAAACCATCCGTCCGGTCGACAAGATCATCGGCCCGGGCAACGCCTATGTCGCCGCAGCGAAACGCCAGGTCTTCGGCAAGGTCGGGATCGATTCCATTGCTGGACCGTCGGAAATCCTGGTTGTCGCCGACGCCGAGAACGATCCCTCCTGGATCGCCATCGACCTCCTGTCCCAGGCCGAGCATGACGAGGTTGCGCAGGCGATCCTGATCACTGACGACGCAGACTTCGCGGCTAGGGTGGAAGCCGCCGTCGCGGAGCATCTCGCGACCCTGCCGCGCGCCAATATCGCCGGCGCGAGCTGGAACGATCACGGCGCGGTCATTGTCGTGAACGATCTCGCCGACGCCCCGGCCCTGGTCGACCGGCTGGCGCCGGAGCATCTGGAGCTCGCGGTCGAGGATCCGGACGCGCTCGCCGGCGAGATCCGTCATGCCGGCGCGATGTTCCTCGGACGTCATACGCCGGAGGCCATCGGCGACTATGTGGCGGGACCGAACCACGTACTGCCGACGGCGCGGACAGCACGCTTCTCCTCCGGCCTCGGCGTGCTCGACTTCCTGAAACGTACGACCTGGGTGAAATGCGACCCGGCGAGCCTCGCCGCCATCGGTCCGGCTGCGGTGACGCTGGCGGAGGCGGAAGGGCTCGGCGCCCATGCCCGCTCGGTGGCGATCCGCCTCGGAGCAGCCGCCGAATAGGCGGGAGTGAACCATGGTGCGCGATTTCGGCGACGGCCCGATCGAGGATGACGACGAGGAGGGCCGCGCCAATGCGCGCATCTCCAAGATCGAGCTCGACGAGCGCACCGTGGTCCGGCGCAGCCCCGAAGTAGAGCACGAGCGTGCGGTCGCGATCTACGACCTGCTGGAAGAGAATTCCTTCGCCCCCGCGGGCGACGAGGATGGCGGCCCCTACGAGCTGAAGCTCAGGATCGAGGAGAACCGGCTGCTTTTCGACATTTCCGATCCCGAGCGCGGCGGCAATTACCAGATCTGGCTTGCCATGACGCCGTTCCGGCGCGTGGTGCGGGACTATTTCAAGATCTGCGAAAGCTATTACGACGCCATCAAGCACCTGAACCCGTCCCAGATCGAGGCCATCGACATGGGCCGGCGCGGGCTGCACAACGAAGGTTCGACGCTGCTGAAAGAACGCCTCGCCGGCAAGGTCGATATCGATTTCGATACCGCCCGGCGCCTCTTTACCCTCATCTGCGTCCTTCACATCCGGGGGTAAGCCGCAGATGTCGGACCGCGCCATGCCCCCCGAGCCCCAGTCGCCGCTGGGTGAACCGATCCGGGAGCCGAGCGCCGTCCTCTTCGCCTGTACCCAGAATGCGGTGCGCTCGCCGATGGCCGAGGCGATCATGAAACATCTGATCGGGATGAAGGCCTATGTGGATTCCTGCGGCGTGCGCAACGGCGATCTCGACCCGTTCGCGGTCGAGGTGCTGAACGAGATCGGCATCGATCTCTCGCGCCACGCGCCGAAGAGCTTTGAGCAGATGGAAGACGATTTCTTCGATGTCATCGTTTCGCTCTCGCCGGAAGCGCAGCATCGCGCGATCGAGCTGACCCGGACCATGGCCTGCGACATTGAGTACTGGCCGATGCTGGACGCGACAATCATCGAAGGCTCCCGGGAGACGCGGCTCGACGCCTACCGCCATGTGCGTGACGAGTTG includes these proteins:
- the hisD gene encoding histidinol dehydrogenase, encoding MPRKLIAGAPDFEEAFEGLVNSKRETDSDVSDTVAGIIADVIARGDAALIELTQKFDRIDLAKTGIAISAEEIASARAACSQETLAALEKAAERIEAFHRTQVPTSIDYADADGVGLGLRHTPVDAVGLYVPGGKAAYPSSVLMNAIPAKVAGVPRRVMVVPTPGGEISPLVLAAAEISGITEIYRVGGAQAVAALAYGTETIRPVDKIIGPGNAYVAAAKRQVFGKVGIDSIAGPSEILVVADAENDPSWIAIDLLSQAEHDEVAQAILITDDADFAARVEAAVAEHLATLPRANIAGASWNDHGAVIVVNDLADAPALVDRLAPEHLELAVEDPDALAGEIRHAGAMFLGRHTPEAIGDYVAGPNHVLPTARTARFSSGLGVLDFLKRTTWVKCDPASLAAIGPAAVTLAEAEGLGAHARSVAIRLGAAAE
- a CDS encoding UPF0262 family protein yields the protein MVRDFGDGPIEDDDEEGRANARISKIELDERTVVRRSPEVEHERAVAIYDLLEENSFAPAGDEDGGPYELKLRIEENRLLFDISDPERGGNYQIWLAMTPFRRVVRDYFKICESYYDAIKHLNPSQIEAIDMGRRGLHNEGSTLLKERLAGKVDIDFDTARRLFTLICVLHIRG
- a CDS encoding arsenate-mycothiol transferase ArsC; this encodes MPPEPQSPLGEPIREPSAVLFACTQNAVRSPMAEAIMKHLIGMKAYVDSCGVRNGDLDPFAVEVLNEIGIDLSRHAPKSFEQMEDDFFDVIVSLSPEAQHRAIELTRTMACDIEYWPMLDATIIEGSRETRLDAYRHVRDELMRRIKQRFSALMDKNAGSG